One window of Thermocoleostomius sinensis A174 genomic DNA carries:
- a CDS encoding DUF4126 domain-containing protein: protein METLLSLLLGISLSAACGFRIFVPFLVMSIAALSGHLTLDSGFAWIGSPAALLMFAIATVLEVGGYYIPWLDEILDVIATPTAVVAGTLTTASTITEMSPMLQWTLAIVAGGGAASIIQGLTDITRLTSSLSTGGVANPLLATMELITSTLLSIMAIALPLFTGVIVIGVLVFAAQKLWIFFRRRSLSKARNNHSLE from the coding sequence TTGGAAACCCTACTCAGTTTACTGCTTGGAATTAGTTTAAGTGCCGCCTGCGGCTTCAGAATATTTGTGCCATTTTTGGTGATGAGTATTGCCGCACTCAGTGGACACCTTACCCTCGATTCAGGTTTTGCCTGGATTGGTAGCCCCGCCGCTCTGCTGATGTTTGCGATCGCGACAGTCTTGGAAGTAGGAGGCTATTATATTCCTTGGTTGGATGAAATTCTTGACGTAATTGCCACTCCCACTGCGGTTGTTGCTGGAACCTTGACCACCGCCTCTACTATTACCGAGATGAGTCCCATGCTTCAGTGGACGTTGGCGATCGTGGCTGGTGGCGGAGCAGCGAGTATTATTCAGGGCTTAACAGATATAACGCGGCTGACATCTTCCCTGTCTACTGGGGGAGTGGCCAACCCTTTGCTGGCCACCATGGAACTGATTACCTCAACGTTGCTGTCAATCATGGCAATTGCCCTACCGCTGTTTACAGGCGTGATTGTGATCGGCGTATTGGTTTTCGCAGCCCAAAAGCTTTGGATATTCTTCAGACGCCGATCGCTCTCTAAAGCCAGGAATAACCACTCACTGGAATAA
- the hpsO gene encoding hormogonium polysaccharide biosynthesis glycosyltransferase HpsO, with protein MKILIASHTYIVDLNCEKYRAMTTLGSDIEVTIVVPKYWQPGGVQKDAIESHGWQDGSLRVVPVTNFSYNNQGLLAFGTELFPLLRQFRPQIIQVEQGSKSLGYAELITFNRLLGLKAKNIFFTWWNLPYTLQFPVSLLETYNLRQTHGIITGNQDGSDILRQRGYGGPIQVLPQLGVDERCFRPQSQPELAAQLGIQPHDFVIGFVGRFVEEKGLLTLCDALGELQHHSDRPWKWLLLGRGPLKDALVEKATALGISDRLIWIESVPHDTVPNYINLMSTLVLPSQTTYQFKTLTSVGWKEQFGHVLIEAMACQVPVIGSDSGEIPHVITDTGLVFPEGQVTALRDSLLTLMHQPELAIELSKRGYQRAMKYYTNRAIAQQQFTFYQELLKHDD; from the coding sequence ATGAAAATTCTCATTGCCAGTCATACTTATATTGTCGATCTAAATTGCGAAAAGTATCGGGCGATGACAACCTTAGGGTCTGATATTGAAGTCACGATTGTCGTTCCCAAATACTGGCAACCTGGTGGCGTGCAAAAGGATGCAATCGAATCGCACGGTTGGCAAGATGGATCGTTGCGCGTTGTTCCAGTGACCAACTTTAGCTATAACAACCAAGGATTGCTTGCGTTTGGAACTGAGCTTTTCCCCCTATTGCGTCAATTTCGTCCACAGATTATTCAAGTTGAACAAGGCTCAAAATCGCTGGGCTATGCAGAACTAATTACGTTCAATCGATTACTGGGACTCAAGGCCAAAAATATCTTCTTCACTTGGTGGAATTTGCCCTACACACTACAATTTCCAGTTTCTCTATTAGAGACGTACAACTTGCGTCAAACCCATGGCATTATTACAGGCAACCAAGATGGATCAGATATATTGCGTCAGCGTGGCTATGGCGGGCCAATTCAAGTTCTGCCGCAGTTGGGAGTCGATGAGCGTTGCTTTCGTCCACAATCACAGCCAGAACTAGCCGCTCAGCTTGGCATTCAACCCCATGATTTTGTCATCGGATTTGTAGGGCGATTTGTAGAAGAAAAAGGGTTACTAACGCTTTGTGATGCTTTGGGTGAGTTGCAACACCACAGCGATCGCCCTTGGAAGTGGCTGCTATTGGGACGTGGACCCTTAAAAGACGCCTTGGTGGAAAAAGCGACGGCATTGGGCATCTCCGATCGCTTAATTTGGATAGAAAGTGTACCCCATGACACCGTACCCAACTACATCAATTTAATGAGCACATTGGTATTGCCTTCTCAAACAACCTATCAATTTAAGACACTCACCTCTGTTGGCTGGAAGGAACAATTTGGACACGTGCTAATTGAAGCGATGGCCTGCCAAGTACCGGTCATTGGCTCAGATTCGGGGGAAATTCCCCATGTGATTACCGATACCGGATTGGTCTTCCCCGAAGGGCAAGTGACGGCTCTCCGAGATTCCCTCCTAACGCTCATGCATCAACCGGAACTGGCGATCGAGCTTTCAAAGCGAGGATATCAACGTGCGATGAAATACTACACCAATCGAGCGATTGCTCAGCAGCAGTTTACTTTCTATCAAGAGTTGCTGAAACACGATGATTAA
- a CDS encoding PRC-barrel domain-containing protein codes for MNYRRIEDINPNYRDSFSGREIKGLPVVSDLTAGMLTDDTRERIGTVKDVLVDQQGSIQYFVVDLGAAPTGRQVLLPAEQARFDAKSDRVYAAGMTKEQAEMLPAFNESVLL; via the coding sequence ATGAATTATCGCAGAATTGAAGACATTAACCCAAATTATCGCGATAGTTTTTCTGGCCGTGAGATTAAGGGGCTACCCGTGGTATCAGATTTGACAGCAGGAATGCTGACGGATGACACGCGCGAACGAATTGGTACTGTTAAGGATGTATTGGTTGATCAGCAAGGTAGTATTCAATACTTTGTAGTCGATCTAGGAGCGGCACCGACAGGTCGCCAAGTGCTACTACCCGCTGAACAAGCTCGGTTTGATGCTAAGAGCGATCGGGTATATGCTGCTGGAATGACCAAGGAACAAGCGGAGATGTTACCGGCGTTTAATGAAAGCGTTCTGCTTTAA
- a CDS encoding DUF4126 domain-containing protein, with protein MDITTTMNWETLLDLLLGIGLSAAAGFRVFVPLLVMSAAAVLGHFDLPADFDWIETDQALIVFAIASLVEIVGYYVPFLDVLLDTIATPAAIIAGTLITASLASDLNPFLQWTVAIIAGGGTAGLTKGTTAVIRVIATAVFAGLSNPIIATIELALAILLTVLAITVPVLTSVLLVTGFVIAVQRIRKFFRREAPPTSPDVVA; from the coding sequence ATGGACATTACAACAACTATGAATTGGGAAACCCTACTCGACCTCCTACTTGGAATTGGACTGAGTGCGGCGGCTGGTTTTCGAGTATTTGTGCCGTTGCTGGTGATGAGTGCGGCTGCGGTTTTGGGACATTTCGACTTGCCAGCTGATTTTGATTGGATCGAGACCGATCAAGCCCTAATTGTGTTTGCCATAGCTAGTTTGGTAGAAATTGTGGGATACTACGTCCCGTTTTTAGATGTTTTGTTAGATACGATCGCCACACCTGCGGCGATTATTGCCGGAACCCTGATTACCGCGTCTCTGGCTTCGGATTTAAATCCCTTCTTACAGTGGACAGTCGCTATTATTGCAGGAGGTGGCACGGCTGGATTAACCAAAGGAACCACGGCTGTTATTCGCGTGATTGCAACGGCTGTGTTTGCAGGGTTGTCTAATCCAATAATTGCTACGATCGAATTAGCTTTGGCGATTCTCTTGACCGTATTAGCGATTACCGTTCCAGTACTGACAAGCGTTTTACTAGTAACTGGATTTGTGATTGCTGTACAGCGAATTCGCAAATTCTTTCGTCGAGAAGCTCCTCCAACCTCTCCAGATGTGGTTGCATAG
- the hpsL gene encoding hormogonium polysaccharide biosynthesis protein HpsL, with product MLLNTRSRSEQLATESTVPSSPESSLSLKERMTQKRKADRLRKEMIRFTTAVVFIAVFVGFLLGFIGGIKAAAAGGIGILVLALSFKYPRYAMWGFFLYVPFGGTITYAIGNSPLLQLAKDGFYLPALIGLAQRCQRERLPILIPKQLTTPLVFLLTSCSFTILFVNGFQQFFGTPGEQPIAMGILGLKVLIGYAPLIICSYYLIRNQKDLLFLVRLTSVLFLVACGLAFVQYLMLLTGVCPGTRFESGSDLFKASLQARCFVGGALLYSPQQGVIRLPGTFVAPWQWGWFLISGAFLTFASAFSDPKPLWRLMGLLSLGAVFVLAVISGQRIALALVPSIAALLLVFTGQVTNLKRFIPIVVGLGIILSAAALKNPETVQERIDSFISRWNASPPYQFIFGQFGWAMQGYNILGHGVGRATNSARALGRTELVETYYPKLLYEIGPIGVLAFLSVVTVLTHVTFKTYRSLRDRNLRSYGASLWLFVLFISYNTYYYPLDVDPVAVYYWFFAGVILKLPEIERLAKLEPQVEEKSKSKGKFNKKKRKQKRKKKR from the coding sequence ATGCTGCTAAACACAAGATCTCGATCGGAGCAGCTAGCGACTGAATCGACCGTTCCATCCAGCCCAGAGTCATCGCTGAGCTTGAAGGAGCGCATGACCCAAAAACGCAAAGCCGATCGCCTTCGAAAGGAGATGATTCGCTTTACTACGGCCGTGGTATTCATTGCGGTATTTGTGGGATTCTTGCTAGGATTCATCGGTGGCATTAAAGCAGCCGCAGCAGGTGGGATTGGCATTTTGGTGCTAGCACTTTCCTTCAAGTATCCCCGCTATGCTATGTGGGGCTTTTTTCTCTATGTTCCCTTTGGTGGCACAATTACCTACGCGATTGGCAACAGTCCCCTATTGCAACTCGCAAAAGATGGGTTTTATCTACCTGCTTTGATTGGGTTAGCGCAACGGTGCCAACGCGAGCGATTACCGATTCTTATCCCTAAGCAACTAACTACACCCTTGGTTTTCTTATTAACCTCCTGTAGTTTCACCATTTTGTTCGTGAATGGATTCCAGCAGTTTTTTGGAACACCGGGTGAACAGCCAATCGCAATGGGGATTTTGGGATTAAAAGTGTTGATTGGCTATGCTCCTCTGATTATTTGTTCCTACTATCTCATTCGCAATCAAAAAGATTTATTGTTTCTAGTTCGATTAACATCGGTTTTATTTCTAGTTGCTTGTGGATTAGCATTCGTTCAGTATCTAATGCTACTGACAGGAGTTTGTCCGGGAACTCGGTTTGAATCTGGTAGTGATCTATTCAAGGCATCTTTGCAGGCTCGATGTTTTGTGGGTGGAGCGCTGCTGTACAGTCCGCAGCAAGGAGTAATTCGTCTACCTGGTACGTTTGTGGCTCCGTGGCAATGGGGATGGTTTCTCATTTCAGGGGCTTTTCTCACCTTCGCTTCTGCCTTCAGTGATCCTAAACCACTGTGGCGTCTGATGGGCTTGCTGTCTCTAGGAGCCGTTTTTGTTTTAGCTGTGATTTCGGGGCAGCGCATTGCTCTAGCGTTGGTTCCGTCGATCGCTGCGCTGTTGTTGGTATTTACTGGACAAGTTACCAACCTCAAACGCTTTATTCCGATCGTGGTAGGGTTAGGCATAATTCTCAGTGCGGCTGCTCTAAAAAATCCGGAGACGGTGCAAGAGCGCATTGATAGTTTTATCAGCCGTTGGAATGCATCACCACCCTATCAATTTATCTTTGGTCAGTTTGGCTGGGCTATGCAGGGATACAACATTTTAGGGCATGGGGTTGGACGTGCAACGAACTCTGCGCGGGCTTTAGGACGAACTGAATTGGTAGAAACCTACTACCCCAAGCTGCTATATGAAATTGGTCCTATTGGTGTATTAGCGTTTCTGAGCGTTGTTACGGTTCTGACCCATGTGACATTTAAAACCTATCGATCGTTGCGCGATCGTAATCTTCGTAGCTACGGAGCATCGCTGTGGCTATTTGTGCTGTTTATTAGTTACAACACCTATTACTATCCACTTGATGTTGATCCGGTCGCCGTATATTACTGGTTTTTTGCAGGCGTAATTTTGAAATTACCAGAAATAGAACGATTAGCTAAACTAGAGCCACAAGTCGAGGAAAAATCCAAAAGTAAAGGAAAATTCAATAAGAAGAAAAGAAAACAGAAAAGAAAGAAGAAACGATAG
- the hpsN gene encoding hormogonium polysaccharide biosynthesis glycosyltransferase HpsN, with amino-acid sequence MVIFVSIIIPTYGRDEVLRDTIANVLQQDYYPYEVLVIDQTITHEPATQRYLDQLEREERIRLFRVSWASLPGARNYGVRRAKGDVVLFLDDDVQLPPGFLSAHARNYIDRPDIGAVAGRVFDRMKLADAIPGLQIDYLPPEAMNPGIAWYHIDLVHTTKPQQVLTARGCNMSFRREIFEQHGIWFDERFCGSAVREESDFCLRLRRTGLKIWYDPDANLIHLGEETGGCHDISTRSLQYQVTFYHNHFLMALKNLTPFQLARLCAKLFDCHVLGHPPCYKSGSPIKILTRALFYTIGFFAALNTLIRSIWNDGQQYTQLDRLISSQTSHR; translated from the coding sequence ATGGTAATCTTTGTTTCAATTATTATTCCAACATACGGTCGTGATGAAGTGCTACGGGATACGATCGCGAATGTGCTTCAGCAAGACTATTATCCCTATGAAGTGCTGGTGATTGATCAAACAATTACCCATGAACCTGCCACTCAACGCTATCTCGATCAGCTAGAGAGAGAAGAACGCATCCGTCTGTTTCGAGTCAGTTGGGCTAGTTTACCAGGTGCTCGCAACTATGGAGTGCGGCGGGCAAAGGGAGATGTGGTGCTGTTTTTAGATGACGATGTGCAATTACCACCTGGGTTTCTCAGTGCTCATGCCCGAAACTACATCGATCGTCCTGACATAGGTGCCGTAGCTGGGCGGGTGTTCGATCGCATGAAACTAGCCGATGCCATTCCTGGGCTACAAATTGATTATTTACCACCAGAGGCTATGAACCCTGGAATTGCTTGGTATCACATTGACTTGGTACATACAACCAAACCCCAGCAAGTGTTAACAGCGCGTGGCTGCAATATGTCATTCCGGCGAGAGATTTTTGAGCAGCATGGCATTTGGTTTGACGAGCGGTTTTGCGGCAGTGCAGTGCGTGAAGAATCTGACTTTTGTTTGCGACTGCGACGAACGGGTTTGAAAATTTGGTACGACCCAGATGCGAACTTAATTCACCTCGGCGAAGAAACCGGAGGCTGTCACGACATCAGCACTCGATCGCTTCAGTATCAAGTGACGTTCTATCACAATCATTTTTTGATGGCGTTGAAAAACCTTACTCCCTTTCAACTGGCTCGTCTTTGCGCCAAACTATTTGACTGTCATGTGTTGGGACATCCTCCATGCTATAAAAGTGGTTCTCCCATCAAAATCTTGACTCGCGCCCTGTTCTACACGATCGGATTTTTTGCAGCCCTGAACACGTTAATTCGATCGATATGGAATGATGGTCAGCAATATACACAGTTGGACAGACTCATATCATCCCAAACATCCCATCGTTAA
- the hpsP gene encoding hormogonium polysaccharide biosynthesis glycosyltransferase HpsP codes for MKILQIVPSIALVYGGPSQMVLGLSQGLAAWGEDVTVLTTDANGDAGQPPLTVPLDRPVEQDGYHIRYFRCAPFHRYKFSIDLLQWLAIHAQEFDIAHIHALFSPVSTLSATVARLQHLPYILRPLGTLDPADLQKKRRGKQLYAALFERANLAHAAAVHFTSEQEAKISERFGVITRDLVIPLGVSPFQPEPAWALSSPSETPTILFMSRLDPKKGLDLLLPALEDLLQSGLKFRFVLAGANPQDPAYEQRIRDRIQTSPLAHCTRMPGFVTGDAKAALLQAADVFVLPSYYENFGIAVAEAMAAGVPVVISDQVHIWSAIEQAQAGWISPCQIPALAHQLRLALQDVHERRRRGENAKAYATQHYSWQAIAYQTIEAYHHLLCHSS; via the coding sequence TTGAAAATTCTTCAAATTGTTCCCTCAATCGCGCTTGTCTATGGTGGTCCTAGCCAGATGGTATTGGGATTATCTCAAGGCTTAGCAGCTTGGGGCGAAGATGTAACCGTCCTAACCACCGATGCCAACGGTGATGCTGGCCAACCCCCCTTGACGGTGCCGCTCGATCGTCCCGTTGAACAGGACGGATATCACATTCGCTATTTTCGCTGTGCTCCTTTTCATCGCTACAAATTCTCGATCGATCTATTGCAGTGGCTAGCAATCCATGCTCAGGAGTTTGATATTGCCCACATTCACGCCCTGTTTTCTCCAGTTAGTACCTTGTCAGCTACCGTGGCCCGGTTGCAACACCTGCCTTACATCCTGCGACCCCTAGGTACTCTCGATCCAGCCGATTTACAAAAAAAACGCCGAGGTAAACAGCTTTATGCGGCGTTGTTTGAACGTGCTAATCTGGCTCATGCTGCTGCTGTTCATTTTACCAGCGAGCAAGAGGCCAAGATTTCTGAACGATTTGGGGTTATCACTCGCGACTTGGTGATTCCACTGGGGGTTTCACCGTTTCAACCGGAACCTGCCTGGGCACTTTCATCACCATCAGAAACACCAACGATCTTGTTTATGTCGCGCCTTGACCCCAAAAAAGGATTGGACTTGTTACTGCCAGCTTTGGAAGATCTTTTACAGTCTGGGCTGAAGTTTCGCTTCGTTCTGGCAGGCGCTAACCCTCAAGATCCCGCCTATGAGCAGCGCATTCGCGATCGTATTCAAACCTCTCCGCTTGCTCACTGCACGAGAATGCCCGGATTTGTCACAGGGGACGCCAAAGCTGCGCTATTACAAGCCGCCGATGTGTTTGTGTTGCCGTCCTACTACGAGAACTTTGGAATTGCAGTGGCAGAAGCAATGGCGGCGGGAGTTCCGGTAGTAATTTCTGATCAGGTGCATATCTGGTCTGCGATCGAGCAAGCCCAAGCGGGATGGATTAGCCCGTGCCAAATTCCAGCCCTCGCTCATCAACTGCGTCTGGCCTTGCAAGATGTCCATGAGCGCCGACGGCGGGGTGAAAATGCCAAAGCTTATGCGACTCAGCACTACAGTTGGCAGGCGATCGCTTACCAAACGATCGAAGCGTATCATCACCTCCTCTGCCATTCATCATAA
- a CDS encoding ATP-binding protein — MTIISTCPSTSASPFPPHLRAEVIPMFKKATKTKSRLRLALIGPSGSGKTYSALAIAAHLGRVSGDGSKPRIAVIDSEHGSASKYADLFEFDTCELTSFHPQNYISAIRAASDYDVLIIDSLSHAWMGKDGTLEQVDRVAKRLHYNNTFAAWRDVTPLHNQLVETMLACPNHLIVTMRSKTEYVIETNDKGKSAPRKVGLAPIQRDGLEYEFDVCGELNLDNELIISKSRCSALSGQVIVKPGEQFASVLKDWLNDGAPAPKHIDRDFLLAQTEQEMARLGWSAKDGKSHLEQTYGKKSRHFLTDEELIEFSAYLQAQPDAMLQLDLADVNGR, encoded by the coding sequence ATGACCATCATTTCTACTTGTCCGTCAACTTCCGCTTCGCCGTTTCCTCCCCATCTTCGCGCTGAGGTGATTCCTATGTTTAAGAAAGCTACGAAAACCAAATCTCGCTTGCGGCTAGCCTTAATTGGCCCCTCTGGATCGGGCAAAACCTATTCGGCGTTGGCGATCGCTGCCCATTTAGGTCGTGTCTCTGGCGATGGAAGCAAGCCCCGTATTGCCGTGATTGACTCGGAGCACGGCTCGGCCAGCAAATATGCTGACTTGTTTGAGTTTGACACCTGCGAACTGACGAGTTTTCATCCTCAAAACTACATCAGCGCTATTCGTGCCGCCTCTGACTACGATGTTTTGATTATTGATTCCCTGTCTCATGCCTGGATGGGCAAAGATGGAACCCTGGAACAGGTCGATCGCGTAGCGAAACGGCTACACTACAACAACACCTTTGCCGCTTGGCGCGATGTTACTCCCTTACACAACCAACTGGTGGAGACTATGCTGGCTTGTCCCAATCACCTAATTGTCACCATGCGCAGCAAGACGGAATATGTTATTGAAACCAACGACAAGGGCAAGTCGGCTCCGCGTAAGGTTGGCTTGGCTCCCATTCAGCGAGATGGCTTGGAGTACGAGTTTGATGTGTGTGGCGAATTGAACTTAGATAATGAACTAATCATTTCGAAGTCTCGCTGCTCAGCATTATCTGGTCAAGTGATTGTTAAACCCGGTGAACAGTTCGCCTCGGTTCTGAAAGATTGGCTCAACGACGGGGCCCCCGCTCCAAAGCACATTGATCGCGATTTCTTACTGGCTCAAACGGAACAGGAGATGGCACGGTTGGGCTGGAGTGCAAAGGATGGCAAATCACATCTAGAGCAGACCTACGGCAAGAAGAGTCGTCATTTTCTTACCGACGAAGAGTTGATCGAATTTTCCGCCTATCTTCAAGCTCAACCTGATGCCATGCTGCAATTAGATTTGGCTGATGTGAACGGTCGATAA